Part of the Kitasatospora sp. NBC_01266 genome, CCGCAGTCGGAGATCCTGCACAAGGAACTGACCGTCCGCACCGGCCTGAAGTACGCGGCCCGGCTGCGCTTCCCCGGCGACACCGAGGCCGCCGAGCGCGACCGCCGGATCGACGAGGTGCTCTACGAGCTGCGGCTGGACAAGCGCGCCGACAACCGGATCACCGCGCTCTCCGGCGGTCAGCAGAAGCGGGTGTCGGTCGCCCTCGAACTGCTCACCAAGCCCTCGCTGATCTTCCTGGACGAGCCCACCTCGGGCCTGGACCCGGGCATGGACCGCGAGGTCATGCAGATGCTGCGGGGCCTGGCCGACGACGGCCGGACCATCCTGGTGGTCACCCACTCGGTGGCCGAACTCGCGCTCTGCGACCGGCTGCTGGTGATGGCCCCCGGTGGTTCGGTGGCGTACTTCGGCCCGCCGGACGAGGCGCTGCACTTCTTCGGCTACGAGACCTGGGCGGACGTCTTCCAGGCCTTCGAGAACTACCCCGACCACGACTGGGCCGGCCGCTACCGCGGATCGGTGCACTTCCAGCAGTACTCGGCCGACGTGGCCGCGGTCTCGGTGCAGCAGGCTCCGGTCAACCACACGCCGATCCAGCCGACCAAGCAGCAGAGTTGGGGCTCCCAGCTGTGGACGCTGATCCGCCGCTACCTGTCGGTGATCGCCTCCGACCGCGGCTTCCTGGCGCTGTCGGTGCTGCTGCCCGCGGTGCTCGGGGTGGTCTCCATCGTGGTCCCGGCCACCCACGGCCTGCAACCCAACCCCGCGGGCGGTTCCAACAACGCGGCCGGCACCATCATGCTGGTGCTCGCGATCGGTGCCTGCTTCTCCGGGGCGGCCAACTCGGTCCGTGAGTTGATCAAGGAACGGGCGATCTACGAACGAGAACGCGCCACCGGCCTGTCCCGGTCCGCGTACCTGATGTCGAAGATCATCGTGCTCGGCATCTTCAGCGTGCTGCAGGGCGCGATCATCGCGGGCGTCGGCTTCTCCACCCGCGCGCTGCCCGCGCACGGCCTGATCTTCAGCAACGCGCCGGCGGTCGAGATGGCGATCGGCATCATCCTGCTGAGCTTCGCCTCGATGATGTTCGGCCTGGTCATCTCGGCCCTGGTGAAGACCGCCGAGAAGACCATGCCGCTGCTGGTGATGTTCGCCATCGTCCAGGTGGTCTTCACCGGCTGCCTCTTCCAGCTCTTCGACAAGGCCGGTCTCGCCCAGTTCGCCTGGCTGATGCCGGCCCGCTGGGGCGTCGCGGTGGTCGGCACCACGCTGGACCTCGGTCACCTGATGGTGCTCGACCCCACGCACATGAACGAGCACGACGGCCTGTGGAAGCACAGCGCGCTGCAGTGGTCGATCGACTCGATCATGCTGGTGCTGATCTCCACCGCGCTGGCCTTCCTGGTGCTGCGGCTGCTGCGCCGGCACGAGCCGGAGGTCATGCAGAAGGGCTGACGGTTCTTCATCGCCGGTCCACCTCCGGTCCATCGCAGGTCAGGCGGGCGGTTCCCCCGATTGGGGGAGCCGCCCGTTTGCATATCTCATCCATGAGATATCGTCTCGGCCATGGCAGATGACTACCTCTCGCGCATCGGCAAGCTCATCCGTGACGCCCGCAAGCACCGTGGCTGGACGCAGGCAGAGCTGGGGACGGCTCTCGGCACCAGCCAGAGCGCGGTCAACCGGATCGAGAACGGCGGACAGAACATCAGCCTTGAGATGATCGCCCGGATCAGCGAGGCGCTGGACAGCGAGATCGTCTCTCTCGGCTACGCCGGCCCGATGCACCTGCGGGTGGTCGGCGGGCGCCGCCTGTCGGGCAGCATCGACGTCAAGACCAGCAAGAACGCCTGCGTCGCGCTGCTCTGCGCCTCGCTGCTCACCACCGGCCGCACCACGCTGCGCCGGGTGGCCCGGATCGAGGAGGTCTACCGCCTGCTCGAGGTGCTGAACAGCATCGGCGTCCGGACCCGCTGGATCAACGACGGCGCCGACCTGGAGATCACCCCGCCGGCCGCGCTGGACCTGGCCGCGATGGACCAGGCCGCCGCCCGCCGCACCCGTTCGATCATCATGTTCCTCGGCCCGCTGATGCACCGGGTGGACCGCTTCAAGCTGCCCTACGCCGGCGGCTGCGACCTCGGCACCCGCACCGTCGAGCCGCACATGGCCGCGCTGCGCCGGTTCGGCCTGGAGGTCACCGCCACCACCGGCATCTACCACGCCGAGGTCGACCGCTCGGTCAGCCCCGACCGCCCGATCGTGCTGACCGAGCGCGGCGACACGGTGACCGAGAACGCGCTGCTGGCCGCCGCCCGGCACGACGGCGTCTCGGTGATCCGCAACGCCAGCCCCAACTACATGGTCCAGGACCTCTGCTTCTTCCTGGAGCGGCTCGGCGTCCGGATCGAGGGCATCGGCACCACCACCCTCACCGTGCACGGCAAGCCCGTCATCGACTGCGACGTCGACTACGCGCCGTCCGAGGACCCGGTGGAGGCGATGAGCCTGCTGGCCGCCGCCGTGGTCACCGAGTCCGAGCTGACGGTCCGCCGGGCGCCGGTGGAGTTCCTGGAGATCGAGCTCGCGGTGCTGGAGGAGATGGGTCTGGACTACGACCGCAGCCCCGAGTACTTCGCCGACAACGGCCGCACCCGGCTGGTCGACCTGACGGTCCGCCCGTCCAAGCTGCACGCGCCGATCGACAAGATCCACCCGATGCCGTTCCCCGGCATCAACATCGACAACGTCCCGTTCTTCGCGGCCATCGCCGCCACCGCGCAGGGCTCCACGCTGATCCACGACTGGGTCTACGACAACCGGGCCATCTACCTGACCGAGCTGACCCGGCTGGGCGCCAACGTCCAGCTGATGGACCCGCACCGGGTGCTGGTCGAGGGCCCCACCCGCTGGCGCGCCGCCGAGATGATGTGCCCGCCCGCGCTGCGTCCGGCGGTGGTGGTGCTGCTGGCGATGCTGGCGGCCGAGGGCACCTCGGTGCTGCGCAACGTGTACGTGATCAACCGGGGTTACGAGGACCTGGCGGACCGGCTGAACTCGATCGGGGCGCAGATCGAGACGTTCCGCGACATCTGACCGGCGCTGCCGGTGGGCGGGTGGCCCGGACGAACGCCGCTGGCGATCGTCCGGGCCACTGCCGTTGGCGCGCGGAAAATCGCGCGGCGGCGCAGGCCAGAGGCCCTACGCTTGCCCAGCATGGCGGCCAGGGCAGCCGGATCCCGCCCCGCGCCCGCCGGCTGACGCTCCCGCCCGCAGTCCACCCCCCTCGAGAAGGTCACTGCTCATGCGCTGGTCCCAGATGCACATCCCCACCCTCCGCGAGACCCCCGCCGACGCCGACGCGCCGAGCCACCGCCTGCTGCTGCGCGCCGGGTACGTCAAGCAGCTGATGGCGGGTCACTACTCGCTGCTGCCGCTCGCGGTGCGGGTGCGGGCCAAGGTGATCCGGATCATCCGCGAGGAGATGGACGCGATCGGCGCGCAGGAGTTCCTGCTGCCGACCATGCACCCGGCGGAGGTCTGGCAGCGCAGCGGGCGCTGGGCGACCATGGGCGAGGAGATGTTCCGCCTGAAGGACCGCAAGGGCGCCGACCTGGCCCTCGGCATGACGCACGAGGAGATCTTCTCCACGCTCGCCGCCGACCTCAGCTCCTACCGCCAACTGCCCCAGATCTGGTACCAGTTCCAGACCAAGTTCCGCGACGAGCCGCGCCCCAAGGCCGGCCTGATGCGGACCCGCGAGTTCACCATGAAGGACGCCTACTCCTTCGACCTCGCGAGTCAGGGCCTGGACACCGCCTTCGACCGCCAACGTGCCGCCTACCTGCGGATCTTCGCCCGACTCGGCATCCCCGCGATCCCGGTCGAGGCCTCCAGCGGCACCATGGGCGGATCGACCTCGACGGAGTTCATGTGCCCGGCGGAGGTGGGCGAGGACTTCGTCGTCCACTGTCCCGAATGCGGGTACGCGGCGAACGTCGAGAAGGCGACTTCTCGACTGTCGGTGGTGGCGGACGGCTCGGGCGCGGCGGAGCCCGAGCGCTTCGACACCCCTGGCGTGCGGACCATCGAGGACCTGGCGACGGGTTTCGGTGCGGCGGCGGAGCGCCAGGTCAAGACGCTGGTGTACCTGCTGGACGAGCGGCTCACGCTGGTGCTGCTGCGCGGCGACCACGCGCTGGCCGAGCAGAAGCTGATCGACGCGACCGGCGCGAACGCGGTGCGGCCGGCGCGGGCGGAGGAGATCCAGGCGGCGCTCGGCGCGCTGCCCGGGAGCCTCGGCGCTGTGGGTCTCTCCTCCTCGCTGCCGGTGCTCGCCGACGAGGCGCTGCGCGGGCGGCGGGCGATGTTCACGGGTGCGAACGTCGACGGTGTGCACCTGCGGGGCGTGGAGGTCGAGCGGGACATCGCGGTCGGGCAGTGGGCCGACCTGCGCGAGGTGGCTGCCGGCGAACCCTGTGTCTCGTGCGGTTCGGCCTTGCAGGTGCAGAAGGCGATCGAGATCGGCCACATCTTCAAGCTCGGCTACAAGTACAGCGAGGCGTTCGGCCTGACCGTCCAGGACGCGGCCGGCGCCCCCGTCAACCTCATCATGGGCAGCTACGGCATCGGCGTGGAGCGCGCGATGGCCGCCGCGATCGAGTGCCACCACGACGAGAAGGGCATCGTCTGGCCGCTCTCGATCGCCCCGTTCGCGGTGGCGGTGGTGATCGCCCAGCCCAAGGACGAGCAGACGGCCAAGGCGGGCGAGGAGATCTACCGGGAACTGCTCGCCGCCGGCGTCGAGGTGATCGTGGACGACCGCGACGAGCGGCTCGGCGTGAAGTTCGCCGACGTCGAGCTGGTCGGCATCCCGCTGCGGGTGACGGTCGGCAAGCGCGGACTCGCCGAGGGCGTCGTGGAGTTGACCTCCCGGGCGACGGGGGAGACGGAGCGGGTGCCGCTGGACGAGATCGCGGAGCGGGTGCGGAAGGCGATGGCAGCTGGCAGCGACGGGAGTTGACGGCCCCCGGCCGCGGCTGCGGCCCGAGGCGTTCGAGGAACTCGCCCGGGCCGCGTGCCGCGTGGCCCGATCAGGCTGTGCGGGCCTGCGGAGTCGGTGCCGCCGCGGTCACCGCACCAGGGGGAGGAAGATCGTGTCGATGATCTCTTCGAGGACGTGGTCGGGCGCGGCGGCGAAGGTCGTGAGGAATTCGTGGCGCAGCAGGTCGAAGGGGAGGGACTTGATGCGTTCGGTGAGGAGTTCCGGTCTGATCTCGCCGCGGTCGACGGCGCGGTCGAAGAGCACGTCGACCGCTTTCTTGCGCCCCGTCGCGAGGGGGTCGAACAGTTCGCCAGGGTGGGTTCCGGTCTCCTGGTAGTAGCCCGCCAGCTGCACGCTCATGACGGTGACCAGTTGGAGCCGGGTGGCGTTGATCTCCCGCATGAGGGTGAGGACGTCCGACCGCAGGCTTCCCGTGTCGGGGATGTCCAGGATGGACTCTTTCAGGATGTGGACGACGGCCGCCCGGACGAGTTCGTCGCGGTCGGACCAGCGGCGGTAGAGGACGGGAGGGCTGGTGCCCGCGCGCTTGACGACGGCGTCCATGGTGAACCGGGCGTAGCCGTTGTCCGCGAGTTCTCCCCAGGCCGCGTCGAGGAGCGCCTTCTCCAGTGCCGCTCCGCGGCGTCGCTCGGACATCCACACCCCTTAGATAGACTTGCCTATCTTATTTTAGCGCACTACTCTGGCGCTCGTAAGATAGAACTCTGTATCTTAGGGATGCGTTCATGCACGCCAACGGTGCTCAGTCACCATCCGCCGCCGCAGACCCCGACCGCATCGACCCGCCCCTGCGGCGCCTGACCTTCACCTTGATCATCGGTGCGCTCGCCGTCATCTTCGACACCACGATCATGAGCGTCGCCATCGACAGCCTCGCCGGGCAGCTGCACACCTCGGCCGAAGTCTGAAACGCCCCAGAGGGTTTCGCGCAGCCGGTGCCGCACCTCCGCCGCTTACCGTGACCATGAATCCCGGCGCCCCCGGCAAGCAGGACCGACCAACGAACCGTCAACAGAGAGAGGAAGAGCGGATGTCCACCAACACCACGCCGACCACCGGCACCAGCCGTACGGACTACGACGTGCTCGTGGCAGGCGCCGGGCCGGTTGGCCTGATGCTCGCCACCGAACTGAAGCTGGCGGGGGTCCGGGTGCTGGTCGTCGAAGAGCGGACGGAGCTCGACACCGCCCCCAAGGCGGGAGCGATCAACACCGCCTCCGCCGAAGCGTTCGAGCGGCGCGGTCTGCTCCCCGCGGTGGAGGCGGTGCGGGGGCACCAACCGTTCCAGGGCGAGCAGCGGCGGCCGCCCTTCGTCGGGCACTTCGGTGGGATCCAGGTCCCGGCGGACTGCGTCGACGAGCAGGATCCCAGCCTGCGCGGCCGTGGCCCGGCCTGGTACGTGCAGGTCCCGCAGGTCGAGGTGGAGCGAATCCTCGCTCAGCGCGCGGCGCGGCTGGGCGTCGAGGTCCGGCGCGGAGTCGCGGTGAGCGGATTCGACGAGGACGAGGCCGGTGTCACCGTTCACCTGCGCGGCGGGGACGACGTGCGCGCGACCTGGCTCGTCGGCTGCGACGGAGGTCGCAGTCAGGTCCGCCGCCAAGCGGGCTTCGAGTTCCCCGGCACGGACCCGGAGATCACGGTCCGGCACACGGCGGGCACGGTGGTGGGGGCGGAGCACCTGGGGCAGGGCTGGCAGCACACCCCCACCGGCGTCTACGTCTACGGGCCCAAGCCGGGCCAGGTGCGCACCGTGGAGTTGGACGGTCCCCCGGCGGACCGGGAGGCACCGGTCACCGCGGCCGAGATGGAGGCCAGTCTGCGGCGCGTCAGCGGCGCCGACGTCCGCGTCCCCGAGGTCACCTTCGGCACCCGCTTCACGGACAACGCCCGGCAGGCGACGACCTACCGGCGCGGTCGGGTACTGCTGTGCGGCGACGCCGCCCACGTGCACTCGCCCTTCAGCGGCCAGGGCCTGAACCTGGGCATCGGCGACGCCGTCAACCTGGGCTGGAAGCTCGCTGCCACCGTCCAGGGGTGGGCGCCCGAAGGCCTGCTCGACACCTACACCAGCGAACGCCACCCGATCGGCGCCTGGGTGCTCGACTGGACCCGCGCGCAGGTGGCCGTGATGCGCGGCGATGCCAACAGCAGCGCCCTCAGGAGTGTGGTCACCGACTTCCTCGGCACCCGGGACGGGGCGACCTACTACGTGAAGCGGATCTCCGGCCTGTGGCAGCAGTACGACCTGGGGAACGGCCACCCGCTGGTCGGCGCGACCATGCCCGACCTCCGGCTCGACGACGGCACCCGGCTCGCCGACCACACCCACCACGGCCGGGCCCTGCTCGTCGACCTCGCCGGCGACGACCAGCTGGCAGCCCTGGCCAAGTCGTACCCCGGGCGTCTGGAGCTGCTCCGGGGCAGCGCGGACGGCGCCGGGGTGAGCGGCCTGCTGGTACGTCCCGACGGCTTCGTGGCCTGGGCCTCGGCCGACGGTGCCGGCGACCCCGCCGGCCTGGAAGCCGCGCTGGCCCGCTGGTTGGGGGACGCCACGAGTCGCTTCAACTAGGCCAGGTCTCGGTGGCCCAGGCGATCCTTGGCGGTCGCCTGGGCCGCTGTGTGCTCGGGCGCCGCGTCAGAGGCGGGTGGCGAGGTCCAGGAAGGCGGCCCAGCTCTGGGGGGTGACGGTGAGCTGGGGGCCGGTCTTGTCCTTGGAGTCGCGGATGTGGATCGTGCTGGGGGTGGTGGCGACCTCGATGCACTCGCCGCCTTCGCTACCGCTGTAGCTGCTCTTCTGCCAGGCGATGGCCACCTCGATGCATTCGCCGCCCTGGGGACCGCTGTAGCTGCTCTTGAACCAGGCGAGTTCGGACGCTTCGCTCTTCATAGTTCTCCCAGCATCTTCTCGATCAGGGCCTGTGATTCCCGAGGTGTGAGCGCCTGCGATCGCATCGTCCCATAAATCGCCGAGAGAAGACGGACCTCTTCGTAGCCGGTGACCAGGCGCCCGACTTGCTGGGCCTCCGTGTAGGCAACTTGGGGCCCACCCTTGGGAGTCAGCAGGGTGAAGGGACCGTCGAGGCCAGCGTGCTCCTGACAGCCTGTCGGCATCACCTGTAGCTCGCCGTTGCGCAACTTGCTGAACGCCAGCAAGCTCTCCAGTTGCCCTTTCTGGACAGAGCTCCCGCCGATCGGCCGTCGTACGACTGACTCCTCGACGATGCAACTGACCATTGGCGGCGGCCACTTCTTGGTGAGGATCTCCTGGCGCGACAGTCGGGCCGCCAACCGCTGCTCGACAGCGGCCTCGTCGAGCAACGGCCTACCAGCGGAGAACACATGGCGGGCGTACTCAGGCGTCTGCAACAGGCCCGGGACAGCCATGGTGCTGTAGTAGCTCAGCTCCACCGCCGTCGGCTCCAAGAGCGTGAAGTCCCGGAAGAACGCCGGGTGTTTCACCCGCTCCTTGGCCATCGCCTTGGCCTTCTTCACGTCCTCGACGGCCGCCTTCAGCAACCCGCCCGCGTTCAGCAGTTTGTCCGCCGCCTCCAGCAACTCCGGCTGCACGTTGCGCCGCCCACGCTCCACCGAGGAGATCAGGTCCTCGCTGTACCCGAGCTGGTCGGCCAGCTCCTTCTGGGTCAGCCCCGCCCTCTCCCGCAGCAGCTTCAACTGCTTGCCGAGGGTGGTGAAGAACTGCTGGATCTCGTCCGGCCCCTCCTCCTCCGGCTGCATCGGCTGTTCGGGGATCGGCGGAACGGCGCCCGTCCCCGTCTCGTCCCCTTGGCCTGTCATCGTCACCGCGACCACCGCCCGCCTGCGTAAACGTCCGCTTACGCTCCGTGCCTCTCCGAGTACTGATCAGGGTATGCACGGCATCCCGGGATTGCGATGGAATGCCATAATCCGCCCTGATCTGACGAACCGTCAGTACGGGAAAGTCGACCCGGCCGACCTGACCACGCCGGGCGGACCCGAAGCCCGGTGGCCCACAGACCTACGCCTCCCGTCCTACCCCCGCCCCGTCCCCGGCCCCAGGCTCACGGCAGGCCACGGCGGTAGCGTGGGCGGCATGGGGACTTCGCACCACCCGCCCACCGAAGACGGCCTGACCAGCACCGGCTCGCTCGACGACGGCTGCCTCGACGGCCTCGAAGCCGTCAGCGAAGCCGTCATCGCGATGAGCGCCCACCTCGAGGTGCGCGAGGTGCTGCGCCGCATCACCGCCTCCGCCCGCTCGCTGCTGGGCGCGGAGTACGCCGCCCTCGGGGTCCCCGACGACCACGGCGGGTTCGCCCAGTTCGTGGTGGACGGGGTGAGCGACGAGCAGTGGCAGGCGATCGGGCCGCTGCCGCGCCAGCACGGCGTGCTCGCCACGATGCTGCACGACGCGGCGCCCACCCGGCTCGCCGACGTCCGCAAGGCACCCGCCTTCGAGGGCTGGCCCGAGGCGCACCCCGAGCTGACCGACTTCCTCGGGATGCCGATCATCGACAACGACGAGATCCTCGGCGCGATCTTCCTGGCCAACAAGGCCGGTGGCTTCACCGACCACGACGAGCGGCTGCTGCGGATCCTGGCCGCGCACGCCTCGATCGCGCTGGCCAACGCCCGCCTCTACGAGCGCAGCCGCGAGCTGACCCTGGCCGGTGAGCGGGCCCGGATCGCGCACGACCTGCACGACGCCGTCTCGCAGAAGCTGTTCAGCCTGCGGCTGACCGCCAAGGCCGCCGCCAAACTGCTGGACCGCGATCCGGCCCGGGCCCGCACCGAACTCGCCGAAGTCGCCCGGCTCGCGGCCGAGGCGGCCGACGAACTGCGCGCCGTGGTCGTCGAGCTGCGGCCGGCGGCGCTGGACGAGGACGGGCTGGTGGCCACCCTGGCCTCGCAGGTGCAGGTGCTGGACCGGGCGCACAGCGCCGCCGTCGCCTTCGAGTCCGACGGCGGCGTGCGCACCCTGCCGCCCGCCCAGGAGGCCGCCGTGCTGCGGATCGCCCAGGAGGCGCTGCACAACGCGCTGCGGCACGCCGAGCCGACCAGCGTCCGGGTGTCGCTGTGCGGCACCGACACCCGCGGCGCCCGGCTCACCGTCACCGACGACGGCCGCGGCTTCGACCCGGACGCGGTCCGCGAGGCCGGGCGCCACCTCGGCCTGGTCTCGATGCGCGACCGCGCGCAGAGCGTCGGCGGCCGACTCACCCTGACCTCGTCCGCAGGGCGCGGCACGGTCATCGAACTGGAGGTCCCCGGTGCCTGAGAGCCACTCCACACCCATCCGCGTCCTGCTGGTCGACGACCACCAGGTGGTCCGCCGCGGCCTGCGCACCTTCCTGGAGGTCCAGGACGACATCGAGGTGGTCGGGGAGGCCGCCGACGGCGCCGAGGGCGTGGCGAAGGCTCAGGAACTCGCCCCGCACGTGGTCCTGATGGACCTCAAGATGCCCGGCGTGGACGGCCTGGAGGCGCTCAAGCGGCTCAAGGCCGAGGGCAATCCGGCCCGGGTGCTGATCGTCACCAGCTTCACCGAGCACCGCACCGTGGTCCCGGCGCTGCGCGCGGGCGCCGCCGGGTACGTCTACAAGGACGTCGACCCGGAGGCGCTGGCCGGCGCGATCCGCTCGGTGCACGCCGGCCACGTCCTGCTCCAGCCCGAGTTGGCCGGGGCGCTGCTCGCCGACGACGCCCCGCGTGCTCCGCAGGGCCGGGGCGGGAGCCTGACGGAGCGCGAGCGCGAGGTGCTCGGCCACATCGCCGACGGCCGCTCCAACCGGGAGATCGCCCGCAGCCTCAACCTCTCCGAGAAGACGGTCAAGACACATGTCTCCAACATCCTGATGAAACTTGACCTGGCCGACCGGACCCAGGCCGCCCTGTGGGCGGTCCGGCACGGCGACCTGGCATAGCGCTGCGATCCGGCTAAGCGCGGCGATCCGGCGCAGCGCGGTCAGCCGCGCTCGTCCACCAGCGCGTTGTACGCCGCCACCTGCGCCCGCCGCGCCATCCGCCGCAGCGGCGTCAGCACCGTCGCCCGGGCCGCCATCTCCCCGGCGCTCACCGCCGCGCCGTGGCTCCCGGCGGCGATCGCCAGCAGCGCCGACACCTGCCGCGCCGACTCCAGCACCCGTACCGCGCGCGGCGGGTAGCCGGGGGCCAGCAGCTTGCTGTGCCCGCGGGCGCGGTACTGCTCCAGGGCCCGCAAGGCCTCCGGACCGGCCCCGGCCACGTCCAGCCGGGCGAGCAGCACGGTCGCCTCGCGCAGCCCGTCCGCCAGCTCGCGCTCGGCCTCGTGCAGCGAGGGGACGTCGGCCGGTGGCGCCTCGCGCACCTCGTGGCAGCGCCACAGCACGATGGCCGACTGGTCGCCGGGCGGCCCGTACACCTCGATCTCGGGGACGAAGCCGATCGGCACCCCGACCGCCAGCACCGCCTCGCCCACCGCCAGCGCCGCGCCGTTGAACGCGGCCGGGCCGGTCAGCCCCAGCAGGTGCCCCTCGGACGGCAGCGCCAGCCGCAGCCCCTTGACGCCGAGTACCCGCAGCCGCCCGAGCGCCCAGGTCAGCCCGTGCTGCTCGCCCTCGGCGTCCCCGGGCAGCCCGACCACCCGGTGTCTCTCGTCCTCGCCGACCACCTCCTCCACCACGTGGTCGGGCGGCGCGAAACCGGCCAGCATCGAGTTGCCCCAGGCGGTCAGCCGCGCGGATCGCGGCTCGGCGAAGGGATCGACGGACGGATTCTGGGCAGGAGTCAGCGGCATCCCGCCAGCCTACGGACAACGCGGCCACCCGCGTGGCGTAGGTTTGGCCTGTGCTGCGAGCAGCCGCACTCCCTCCCTGCCCACCCGGCCGGCGGAGTAGGCTGCCCGCCGGCACCGACTTGTCGACATGAGTGGACCGCACCCCGAGGTCTCCTACGCGCAGGACCCCGCTGCGCAGGGCCCCGGACGGCCGAAGAATCAGTAATGGGGAAGGCGTTAGGCATGAGCGACGTGCTGGAGCTGGTTGACGTTTCCGTGGTCCGTGATGGCCGGGCGCTGATCAGCCAGGTCTCCTGGTCCATCGCCGAGGGCGAGCGCTGGGTGATCCTCGGGCCCAACGGTGCCGGCAAGACCACGCTGCTCCAGGTCGTCGCCAGCTACCTGCACCCCACCAGCGGCACGGTCGCGGTGCTCGGCGAGAAGCTCGGCGCGGTCGACGTCTTCGAGCTGCGCCAGCGGATCGGCCTGGCCGGCGCCTCGATGCTGGAGCGCATCCCGCGCCAGCAGACGGTGCTGCAGACCGTGCTGACCGCCGCCTACGGCATGACCGCCACCTGGCAGGAGACCTACGAGACCACCGACACCTCGCGGGCCCTGCTGCTGCTCGACCGGCTCGGCATGGGCGGCTACGAGAACCGCAGCTTCGGCACCCTCTCCGAGGGCGAGCGCAAGCGCACCCTGATCGCCCGCGCCCTGATGATCGACCCCGAGCTGCTGCTGCTCGACGAGCCCGCCGCGGGCCTGGACCTCGGCGGCCGCGAGGACCTGGTGCGCCGGCTCGGCGCGCTGGCCCAGGACGCCTACGCGCCCGCGATGGCGATGGTCACCCACCACGTCGAGGAGATCGCGCCCGGCTTCACCCACGTCCTGATGATCCGTCAGGGCAAGGTGCTGGCGGCCGGCCCGATCGACACCGAGCTGACGGCGCGCAACCTCTCGCTCTGCTTCGGCCTGCCGCTCACCCTGGAGCGCCACGGTGACCGCTGGTCGGCCCAGGGCCTGCCGCTCGGCTGAGCCCGCGCGCGACGGCTCGTGCGACCGCGTGGCCGACTGCTGGGAACCGGTCAGAACGCCTGACCGGTTTCCGCCCGTCCACCTGCGGGAACCCACCCTCCTGACCTCGTTTCCTCCCTAGGATGGGCCTGTGGACAGCTGGGTGTGGTGGCTGCTGGTCGCCGTCGTTCTGGGCATACCGCTGGTGATCACGGTGCTGCCGGAGTTCGGGCTGTTCGCGCTCGGCGCCGTCGGCGCCGCGA contains:
- a CDS encoding FHA domain-containing protein: MPQLVLEINGQQRTLEPGQAYTIGRDPQSDFPFDDARVSWRHATISFNGAAWQLEDHGSTNGTYLGGGRTLHAQLLPGTVLNLGNAENGPRLVFSAPAAAPVTVPAQAAPVQAAPVAAMQPGPAVAWHEAETNRHAPAPQAPFQQQTPFQQQAPYQPQPVYPQQVQQPFPQQQGQPYPPQPFPQQMQPQQAQQPYPQQGAVPQQTPHQSAPAPQPFAPQQGQGTGERNPTMIRNLTAGMRTIRIGRALDNDIVVSDLQVSRHHAELRQLPDGRYEIVDLGSHNGIFVNGIPAQRQLLGPQDRLTVGHSSFQLVGDQLQEFIDNGPVSFSAHHLTVEVEHKGAKKVLLNDVSFGVPEKSLIAVIGPSGSGKSTLLRALTGYRPADRGEVLYDGRNLYKQFAELRQRIGLVPQSEILHKELTVRTGLKYAARLRFPGDTEAAERDRRIDEVLYELRLDKRADNRITALSGGQQKRVSVALELLTKPSLIFLDEPTSGLDPGMDREVMQMLRGLADDGRTILVVTHSVAELALCDRLLVMAPGGSVAYFGPPDEALHFFGYETWADVFQAFENYPDHDWAGRYRGSVHFQQYSADVAAVSVQQAPVNHTPIQPTKQQSWGSQLWTLIRRYLSVIASDRGFLALSVLLPAVLGVVSIVVPATHGLQPNPAGGSNNAAGTIMLVLAIGACFSGAANSVRELIKERAIYERERATGLSRSAYLMSKIIVLGIFSVLQGAIIAGVGFSTRALPAHGLIFSNAPAVEMAIGIILLSFASMMFGLVISALVKTAEKTMPLLVMFAIVQVVFTGCLFQLFDKAGLAQFAWLMPARWGVAVVGTTLDLGHLMVLDPTHMNEHDGLWKHSALQWSIDSIMLVLISTALAFLVLRLLRRHEPEVMQKG
- a CDS encoding helix-turn-helix domain-containing protein, whose amino-acid sequence is MADDYLSRIGKLIRDARKHRGWTQAELGTALGTSQSAVNRIENGGQNISLEMIARISEALDSEIVSLGYAGPMHLRVVGGRRLSGSIDVKTSKNACVALLCASLLTTGRTTLRRVARIEEVYRLLEVLNSIGVRTRWINDGADLEITPPAALDLAAMDQAAARRTRSIIMFLGPLMHRVDRFKLPYAGGCDLGTRTVEPHMAALRRFGLEVTATTGIYHAEVDRSVSPDRPIVLTERGDTVTENALLAAARHDGVSVIRNASPNYMVQDLCFFLERLGVRIEGIGTTTLTVHGKPVIDCDVDYAPSEDPVEAMSLLAAAVVTESELTVRRAPVEFLEIELAVLEEMGLDYDRSPEYFADNGRTRLVDLTVRPSKLHAPIDKIHPMPFPGINIDNVPFFAAIAATAQGSTLIHDWVYDNRAIYLTELTRLGANVQLMDPHRVLVEGPTRWRAAEMMCPPALRPAVVVLLAMLAAEGTSVLRNVYVINRGYEDLADRLNSIGAQIETFRDI
- a CDS encoding proline--tRNA ligase, with protein sequence MRWSQMHIPTLRETPADADAPSHRLLLRAGYVKQLMAGHYSLLPLAVRVRAKVIRIIREEMDAIGAQEFLLPTMHPAEVWQRSGRWATMGEEMFRLKDRKGADLALGMTHEEIFSTLAADLSSYRQLPQIWYQFQTKFRDEPRPKAGLMRTREFTMKDAYSFDLASQGLDTAFDRQRAAYLRIFARLGIPAIPVEASSGTMGGSTSTEFMCPAEVGEDFVVHCPECGYAANVEKATSRLSVVADGSGAAEPERFDTPGVRTIEDLATGFGAAAERQVKTLVYLLDERLTLVLLRGDHALAEQKLIDATGANAVRPARAEEIQAALGALPGSLGAVGLSSSLPVLADEALRGRRAMFTGANVDGVHLRGVEVERDIAVGQWADLREVAAGEPCVSCGSALQVQKAIEIGHIFKLGYKYSEAFGLTVQDAAGAPVNLIMGSYGIGVERAMAAAIECHHDEKGIVWPLSIAPFAVAVVIAQPKDEQTAKAGEEIYRELLAAGVEVIVDDRDERLGVKFADVELVGIPLRVTVGKRGLAEGVVELTSRATGETERVPLDEIAERVRKAMAAGSDGS
- a CDS encoding TetR/AcrR family transcriptional regulator, encoding MSERRRGAALEKALLDAAWGELADNGYARFTMDAVVKRAGTSPPVLYRRWSDRDELVRAAVVHILKESILDIPDTGSLRSDVLTLMREINATRLQLVTVMSVQLAGYYQETGTHPGELFDPLATGRKKAVDVLFDRAVDRGEIRPELLTERIKSLPFDLLRHEFLTTFAAAPDHVLEEIIDTIFLPLVR
- a CDS encoding FAD-dependent monooxygenase; protein product: MSTNTTPTTGTSRTDYDVLVAGAGPVGLMLATELKLAGVRVLVVEERTELDTAPKAGAINTASAEAFERRGLLPAVEAVRGHQPFQGEQRRPPFVGHFGGIQVPADCVDEQDPSLRGRGPAWYVQVPQVEVERILAQRAARLGVEVRRGVAVSGFDEDEAGVTVHLRGGDDVRATWLVGCDGGRSQVRRQAGFEFPGTDPEITVRHTAGTVVGAEHLGQGWQHTPTGVYVYGPKPGQVRTVELDGPPADREAPVTAAEMEASLRRVSGADVRVPEVTFGTRFTDNARQATTYRRGRVLLCGDAAHVHSPFSGQGLNLGIGDAVNLGWKLAATVQGWAPEGLLDTYTSERHPIGAWVLDWTRAQVAVMRGDANSSALRSVVTDFLGTRDGATYYVKRISGLWQQYDLGNGHPLVGATMPDLRLDDGTRLADHTHHGRALLVDLAGDDQLAALAKSYPGRLELLRGSADGAGVSGLLVRPDGFVAWASADGAGDPAGLEAALARWLGDATSRFN